From Paenibacillus sp. PK3_47, the proteins below share one genomic window:
- a CDS encoding sulfite exporter TauE/SafE family protein has translation MYFVLFGLGLFAGISGSLVGLGGGFIVVPALAFMYPDMLPAHLAGTSMAMLLFNSISSTYVYARQKRIDYQAALWFAAASIPGSVVGALFAERVEGRAFFVSFGIFLILIALLLLFKPKKPLVWPFKPTVQRSFSDAGGTRFDYAYHMPTGVIISFFVGFLASLFGVGGGSLMVPTMTLLLGFSTHIAVATSMLQIFLSAIVSTSTHAYLSNIEWLMVLCLAPGAIIGGQIGARLAKRLPAKLLLRLLAVFLIIVSVRLMMK, from the coding sequence ATGTATTTTGTTCTGTTCGGGCTCGGGCTGTTCGCCGGCATCTCCGGTTCGCTTGTCGGACTCGGCGGCGGCTTCATCGTCGTGCCTGCGCTTGCCTTTATGTATCCCGATATGCTCCCGGCCCACTTGGCCGGTACATCCATGGCGATGCTGCTGTTCAATTCAATTTCCAGCACTTATGTGTATGCCAGGCAGAAACGGATTGACTATCAGGCGGCGCTCTGGTTCGCTGCGGCCTCGATACCGGGCTCGGTGGTAGGTGCGCTGTTTGCAGAGCGTGTGGAAGGAAGGGCGTTTTTCGTCAGCTTCGGGATCTTCCTGATTCTCATTGCCCTGCTGCTCCTGTTCAAGCCGAAAAAGCCCCTCGTCTGGCCGTTCAAACCAACGGTCCAGCGGAGCTTTAGCGATGCCGGCGGCACGCGTTTTGATTATGCCTACCACATGCCAACCGGCGTAATTATCAGTTTTTTTGTCGGCTTCCTGGCCAGCCTGTTCGGCGTCGGGGGCGGTAGTCTGATGGTTCCGACGATGACGCTGCTGCTTGGTTTCTCAACGCATATTGCGGTTGCCACTTCCATGCTGCAGATTTTCCTGTCTGCTATCGTAAGCACCTCTACGCATGCCTACTTGTCTAATATCGAGTGGCTGATGGTGCTGTGCCTGGCGCCCGGCGCCATTATCGGCGGCCAAATCGGCGCCCGTCTGGCCAAACGCCTGCCGGCCAAGCTGCTGCTCAGGCTGCTGGCGGTATTCCTGATTATCGTATCAGTGCGGTTGATGATGAAATAA
- a CDS encoding SDR family oxidoreductase has translation MSNKIALVTGAGKGIGYEVARQLGEQGMTVLVSTRTKGDAGEAAGRLQAQGIKAVGVELEVTNKEHIAALAKWIGEEYGKLDILVNNAGIWAESTGAEGAFETTFEVNTFAPYHITEALLPLLLKSNAGRIVNQSSALGSIQFQLSNELAQRIATPAYAASKAALNMLTVYWANKYANTNLKINTVHPGLVKTRMGGDKAELSPEEGAKTAVRYATLAEDGPTGGFFYMEDRLPW, from the coding sequence ATGAGCAACAAAATTGCGCTGGTAACGGGAGCAGGCAAAGGAATCGGATATGAGGTGGCGAGACAATTAGGGGAACAGGGCATGACAGTGCTCGTGTCGACACGTACGAAGGGTGATGCCGGAGAAGCGGCCGGCAGGCTGCAGGCTCAAGGGATTAAAGCGGTTGGTGTAGAGCTTGAGGTGACTAATAAGGAGCACATAGCTGCACTCGCCAAATGGATCGGGGAAGAGTACGGAAAGCTGGATATCCTGGTGAACAATGCGGGAATCTGGGCGGAGAGTACCGGGGCCGAGGGTGCGTTTGAGACTACTTTTGAGGTGAATACCTTTGCGCCTTATCATATTACCGAAGCCTTGCTGCCGCTGCTGCTGAAAAGTAATGCGGGCAGAATCGTCAACCAGAGCAGCGCCCTGGGCTCGATCCAGTTTCAATTAAGCAATGAGCTGGCACAGCGGATCGCTACTCCTGCTTATGCAGCCTCCAAAGCGGCACTGAATATGCTGACAGTATACTGGGCTAATAAATATGCGAATACAAATTTGAAGATCAACACCGTACATCCGGGCCTGGTGAAAACACGCATGGGCGGAGACAAAGCGGAGCTGTCCCCTGAAGAAGGTGCCAAGACTGCAGTGCGTTATGCAACCTTGGCAGAGGATGGGCCGACCGGCGGGTTCTTTTATATGGAGGACCGGCTTCCCTGGTGA
- a CDS encoding NAD(P)H-dependent oxidoreductase — MKTLVIVGHPDLNSSRISKAWTEVLEQQKDITVHVLSGAYPDKKIDIAREQALLDGHDRIIFQYPLYWYSTPPILKQWFDEVLEYGWAFGPGGEHLKGKEIGIAISTVGTAASYQPGGYNLFTIRDIAKPVEALANYVSALYLQPFALHNANRVTDEEIAESAAAYLKHLETVHNIKSPELITR; from the coding sequence ATGAAAACATTAGTTATAGTAGGACACCCCGATTTAAACAGCTCCCGGATCAGCAAGGCCTGGACTGAGGTGCTGGAGCAGCAAAAGGATATTACTGTCCATGTGCTCAGCGGGGCCTACCCGGACAAAAAGATCGACATCGCCAGAGAGCAGGCACTGCTGGACGGGCATGACCGGATTATTTTTCAATACCCGTTGTATTGGTACAGCACACCGCCGATTCTAAAGCAGTGGTTCGATGAAGTGCTCGAATACGGCTGGGCGTTCGGGCCGGGTGGTGAACATTTGAAAGGCAAAGAAATCGGGATAGCCATTTCCACCGTAGGAACAGCAGCTTCTTATCAGCCTGGAGGATACAACCTGTTCACTATCCGCGATATTGCCAAACCGGTCGAGGCGCTGGCCAATTATGTCAGTGCGCTGTATCTGCAGCCATTTGCCCTGCATAATGCCAACCGTGTGACGGATGAAGAAATTGCCGAAAGCGCGGCTGCGTACCTCAAGCATCTGGAGACGGTCCACAACATCAAATCACCGGAGCTGATTACGCGTTAA
- a CDS encoding NAD(P)-dependent oxidoreductase, producing the protein MTRKLLVTGAAGVIGNVIYRGLKEDGRYDVTGTDIEADGSQGILQMDIADEARLTELTQGVDTVLHFAWIKDEDDFLGKVLQGNVAGAYKLFEAAVQNGVRRIVFASSNHATGFYKTDEKIDPGDPYRPDSFYGLSKCYIELLGRLYADQGKISSINIRIGNFPKDDRPHTERAGHIWISERDMLQLVTCCIEADEGMKYLNLYGTSANSDNYYDIAYLKDLIGYKPQDDGAELLEQAKAAGRKVPQDETEFQGGQEG; encoded by the coding sequence ATGACACGTAAACTGCTTGTAACAGGTGCAGCAGGGGTAATCGGCAATGTAATTTACCGGGGCTTGAAGGAAGACGGCAGATATGACGTGACGGGAACGGATATAGAGGCGGACGGGAGTCAGGGCATACTGCAGATGGACATCGCGGATGAAGCACGCCTCACGGAGCTGACGCAGGGTGTGGATACGGTACTGCATTTTGCCTGGATAAAGGATGAGGATGATTTTCTGGGCAAGGTGCTGCAGGGAAATGTAGCCGGTGCCTATAAGCTGTTTGAAGCAGCAGTTCAGAACGGGGTACGGCGCATTGTATTCGCCAGCTCCAATCATGCAACCGGTTTCTACAAAACAGATGAGAAAATCGATCCGGGTGACCCTTACCGTCCGGACAGCTTTTACGGATTGAGCAAGTGCTATATTGAACTGCTGGGCAGATTGTATGCGGATCAGGGCAAAATATCGTCCATCAACATCCGTATCGGCAACTTTCCGAAAGACGACCGCCCTCACACCGAGCGCGCAGGCCACATCTGGATTTCTGAACGCGATATGCTGCAGCTGGTCACCTGCTGTATTGAGGCGGATGAGGGGATGAAATATTTAAATTTGTACGGGACGTCTGCCAACAGCGACAACTACTACGATATCGCTTACCTGAAGGATCTGATCGGCTATAAACCTCAGGATGACGGAGCGGAGCTGCTTGAGCAGGCTAAGGCCGCAGGCAGGAAGGTGCCTCAGGATGAAACGGAATTTCAGGGTGGACAAGAGGGGTAA
- a CDS encoding carboxylesterase family protein — MSAETPVEETITISDGRLQGLHLAESGTLAWLGIPYAMPPVGKLRWKAPRAAGPWSGILPVRDFNNSSMQLMDGVPGGSEDCLYLNIWRPDHKETGLPVFVYLHGGGNISGSGRDFAGEKLARETDAIIITVNYRLGALGFFRHPALRTGDPLDDLGNYGLLDILHALKWVHKNIHYFGGNPGNITLAGQSAGARNALAAYLSPLGKGLFHKLYIMSGGLTTAPAEDGDAKANDMLKALLVQTGKVSSQEAATEWIARQSLEAVSDYLYSTQAERFAGLIRDTGLRMAAFPHLFEDGTVLPEGGFDNLHKHSHEGLPVVLGSTASEFSGFALGDSLFSDHVHNGKLTDNMEHKLLFAAASQYGDELYASFNAEQTAVRLTAVNPEIPVFAYRFRWGLHDGVTAPVVRFLLGAPHGADVPFYTGKYDGNYAEGVISADNEPGRSKLSSLMCQYLRHFIYTGDPNAEGLPRWRRFTGNPEYAEILSLDATEEQAVVQGEPKLFRQGILSRMMEDSRLTGEQRSWLTGQLFADRFFWKDKTG, encoded by the coding sequence ATGAGCGCAGAAACACCTGTTGAAGAAACCATCACCATTTCAGACGGCCGGCTTCAGGGGTTGCATCTGGCAGAGAGCGGGACACTTGCCTGGCTGGGTATTCCGTATGCAATGCCTCCGGTCGGGAAGCTCCGCTGGAAGGCACCGCGTGCAGCCGGACCTTGGAGCGGCATATTACCCGTACGTGATTTTAATAACAGCAGTATGCAGCTCATGGATGGGGTCCCCGGCGGCAGTGAAGACTGCCTGTATTTGAATATCTGGCGGCCGGATCATAAGGAAACGGGCTTACCTGTATTTGTCTATCTTCACGGAGGCGGCAACATCAGCGGGTCAGGCCGGGATTTTGCAGGCGAAAAGCTGGCACGTGAGACGGACGCTATTATAATTACGGTGAATTACCGCCTGGGTGCGCTGGGATTTTTCCGGCATCCTGCCCTGCGGACCGGCGATCCGCTGGACGACTTGGGAAATTACGGTCTGCTCGATATTCTGCATGCGCTGAAGTGGGTACATAAAAACATTCACTATTTTGGCGGCAATCCGGGAAATATAACGCTGGCAGGCCAGTCTGCAGGTGCAAGAAATGCCCTGGCCGCTTACCTCTCTCCGCTGGGTAAAGGGCTGTTTCACAAGCTGTACATCATGAGCGGAGGGTTAACGACAGCCCCTGCTGAAGATGGTGACGCAAAGGCTAATGACATGCTGAAGGCATTGTTAGTACAAACCGGGAAAGTGTCTTCACAGGAGGCGGCCACCGAATGGATTGCCCGGCAATCTCTAGAAGCAGTCTCCGATTATCTGTACAGCACACAGGCTGAACGTTTTGCCGGACTTATCCGTGATACCGGTCTCCGGATGGCGGCATTTCCCCATTTGTTCGAAGACGGCACCGTCTTACCGGAAGGCGGCTTTGACAATCTCCATAAGCATAGTCATGAAGGCTTGCCGGTTGTCTTAGGAAGCACGGCCAGTGAATTTTCCGGCTTTGCGTTAGGCGACTCTCTCTTCTCAGACCACGTACACAACGGGAAGCTGACAGATAATATGGAGCACAAACTGCTTTTTGCAGCGGCAAGTCAATATGGAGATGAGCTGTATGCCTCATTTAATGCAGAGCAGACAGCAGTAAGGCTGACTGCCGTGAACCCTGAGATACCGGTTTTTGCTTACCGTTTCCGCTGGGGACTGCATGATGGAGTGACCGCCCCGGTGGTGCGGTTTCTGCTGGGCGCTCCGCATGGCGCAGATGTACCTTTTTATACGGGAAAATATGACGGCAATTATGCCGAAGGTGTAATTTCTGCCGATAATGAACCCGGACGCAGCAAGCTCTCTTCGTTAATGTGCCAATATTTGCGTCATTTTATCTATACTGGTGATCCTAACGCTGAAGGGCTGCCCCGGTGGCGGCGCTTTACCGGTAATCCTGAATATGCTGAAATCCTGTCGCTGGATGCTACAGAGGAACAGGCAGTTGTCCAGGGAGAACCCAAGCTCTTCCGGCAAGGGATTTTGTCCAGAATGATGGAGGATTCCCGGTTAACCGGTGAGCAGCGGAGCTGGCTTACAGGGCAGCTGTTTGCGGACCGCTTTTTCTGGAAGGACAAAACGGGTTAA
- a CDS encoding TetR/AcrR family transcriptional regulator — MARSKEFEENEVLDKAMKLFWEQGYEKTSMNDLVEHMGIHRRSLYDTFTDKHTLFLKAIDRFGEKVNQSLTAGVRQAGSAAEALQFVFDYMIFGEENMPPGCMLVNSATELAIRDMEVDAKSRAGFAHTEQMIREIVVRGQENGEFNTQFSAADLAAYLHNSLVGLRVMARTSAAKEQLQRIADLSMHILKK; from the coding sequence ATGGCAAGAAGCAAGGAGTTTGAGGAGAACGAGGTTCTGGATAAAGCAATGAAGCTGTTCTGGGAACAGGGATATGAGAAAACCTCCATGAACGACCTGGTCGAGCATATGGGTATTCACCGCAGAAGCCTGTATGATACGTTTACAGATAAACACACGCTGTTCCTCAAAGCTATCGACCGTTTTGGCGAAAAGGTGAACCAAAGTCTGACCGCCGGAGTCCGGCAGGCCGGAAGTGCCGCTGAAGCGTTGCAGTTTGTGTTCGATTATATGATTTTTGGCGAGGAAAATATGCCCCCGGGGTGTATGCTGGTGAACTCAGCTACGGAGCTTGCCATCAGGGACATGGAAGTGGATGCGAAATCCCGGGCAGGCTTTGCACACACAGAGCAGATGATCCGCGAGATTGTAGTCCGTGGACAGGAAAACGGCGAATTTAACACACAGTTCAGCGCAGCGGATCTGGCAGCTTACCTGCACAACAGCCTCGTCGGGCTCCGGGTAATGGCACGGACGTCCGCGGCCAAGGAGCAGCTGCAGCGGATTGCAGATTTATCCATGCATATTTTAAAAAAATAA